Proteins found in one Arthrobacter pascens genomic segment:
- a CDS encoding fibronectin type III-like domain-contianing protein — protein MTLSNTGSRPGKQVVQLYGERPDSAIERPVRWLIASAPVWAEPGRTTAVTLNVPTRLLA, from the coding sequence GTGACCTTGTCCAATACCGGCAGTAGGCCGGGCAAGCAGGTTGTGCAACTTTACGGGGAGCGGCCGGACTCCGCCATCGAACGTCCCGTTCGTTGGCTGATTGCCTCCGCCCCTGTTTGGGCAGAACCCGGACGGACAACCGCGGTGACCCTCAACGTCCCCACCCGCCTATTGGCGTAA
- a CDS encoding glycoside hydrolase family 3 C-terminal domain-containing protein, which yields MSPLAAEIQKEEPSSSVTAPGPGDPAALSVFQPAIFGPPSPLHSTGGRHTRAHSEPLAPLNKYYPHFPWVRQGSCATTLELPGLQDQLVHAVAAANPRTVVVVNSGPPVLMPWRHEVAATSIGYFGGQECGNALAE from the coding sequence ATGTCGCCGTTGGCCGCTGAAATACAGAAGGAGGAGCCCTCGAGCAGTGTTACGGCGCCCGGGCCGGGGGATCCCGCGGCGTTGTCGGTGTTCCAGCCAGCCATCTTCGGACCTCCGTCGCCCCTGCACAGTACCGGCGGCCGACACACCCGAGCCCACTCGGAGCCGTTGGCGCCCCTAAATAAGTACTATCCCCACTTCCCATGGGTGAGGCAAGGTTCCTGCGCTACTACCCTCGAATTACCCGGACTGCAGGACCAGCTGGTCCATGCGGTCGCCGCAGCCAACCCTCGCACAGTAGTGGTGGTGAATTCAGGCCCGCCGGTTCTCATGCCATGGCGCCACGAGGTTGCAGCGACTTCGATCGGATACTTCGGGGGACAGGAATGTGGCAACGCCCTTGCTGAATGA
- a CDS encoding amylo-alpha-1,6-glucosidase produces MAGWNTDNAAGSPGPGAVTLLEGSSFCISAANGDMSAGSPQGAFFNDTRFIAEWNLTINGRAIEALSANTPEPYRGQFIGRVHSDESADSTLLVERERILGTGLTETITVRNYSRTPCPCSMAIVVDTDFADLFEVKEGHRSRLWKQKRHIDGDHLTLESEWNGHHHAVLVTCHGAHVQDHSLVSSATVPAHGEYMWTITAVPLPDRASTAAARERKLDNKLPLQAKYPEHEESFRRITEWRAAMPVADLGDDAVEKVIRRSQEDLGSLRIFNPDHPDRAVVAAGAPWFMALFGRDSIFASYMSLLLDPSLAVGTLRTLADYQGKEVNPLTEEEPGRILHEVRLGVGTGEALAGHGIYYGTADATPLFVAGLGELDRWGLESEAVQELLPAADRALAWMENYGDRDGDGSIEYQRYTDQGLLNQGWKDSWDGINFADGTLAESPIALCEVQAYAYSAYLGRALIALTNEDTDTAETCAAKAAKLKQAFNEAFWLPDRGYFAVALDKHKKPVDALASNMGHCLWTGIVDQDKAADVVEHLMSPQMFTGWGIRTLSSEMGAYNPASYHNGSVWPHDSTIVAAGLMRYGFVEEAQRLAYALLEAADHFGGRLPELFCGLDRERYPVPVPYPASCSPQAWASAAPVHLIRLLLRFDPILIWNELWLAPALPPSTHFRLDNVPFAGHARLSIDVDMNTDTVEVEGLPDHVKLHLGARPPLSDLFNLTRTEHHSATSSAALPSDWPPVTP; encoded by the coding sequence ATGGCTGGCTGGAACACCGACAACGCCGCGGGATCCCCCGGCCCGGGCGCCGTAACACTGCTCGAGGGCTCCTCCTTCTGTATTTCAGCGGCCAACGGCGACATGTCAGCGGGGAGCCCCCAAGGCGCCTTCTTCAATGACACACGATTCATTGCGGAATGGAACCTGACCATCAACGGGCGAGCTATCGAGGCGCTCTCAGCCAACACGCCGGAGCCCTATCGGGGCCAGTTCATCGGCAGAGTCCATAGCGACGAAAGCGCCGACAGCACACTGCTGGTTGAACGGGAAAGAATCCTCGGTACCGGACTGACTGAAACGATTACGGTGCGGAACTACTCGCGGACCCCTTGCCCGTGCAGCATGGCCATCGTGGTCGACACCGATTTCGCCGACCTGTTTGAGGTTAAGGAGGGTCACCGGTCACGCCTGTGGAAACAGAAGCGTCATATTGACGGTGATCATCTGACCTTGGAATCGGAGTGGAACGGACATCACCATGCCGTCCTCGTGACCTGCCATGGAGCGCATGTTCAAGACCACAGCCTTGTATCCTCCGCGACGGTCCCCGCTCACGGCGAATACATGTGGACAATTACGGCCGTGCCGCTACCGGACCGGGCCAGCACCGCGGCGGCGAGGGAACGCAAGCTAGACAATAAGCTCCCCCTGCAGGCAAAGTACCCTGAGCACGAAGAGTCGTTTCGCCGGATTACGGAATGGCGGGCGGCAATGCCGGTCGCCGATCTGGGTGATGACGCGGTTGAAAAGGTGATTCGGCGAAGTCAGGAGGACCTTGGCTCATTGCGGATCTTCAACCCCGACCACCCCGACCGGGCAGTTGTCGCTGCCGGGGCACCCTGGTTCATGGCCCTCTTCGGCAGGGACAGCATTTTCGCCTCCTACATGTCCCTCCTGCTGGATCCTTCGCTTGCCGTGGGAACGCTCAGAACACTGGCTGACTACCAGGGGAAGGAAGTTAACCCGCTAACTGAGGAAGAGCCCGGACGGATACTCCACGAAGTGCGCCTGGGCGTCGGCACCGGGGAAGCCTTGGCCGGGCACGGGATCTACTACGGCACGGCCGATGCCACGCCGCTGTTCGTCGCCGGCCTGGGTGAATTAGACCGATGGGGACTGGAAAGCGAAGCAGTCCAAGAACTTCTTCCAGCCGCCGACAGAGCACTTGCGTGGATGGAAAACTACGGCGACCGGGACGGCGACGGTTCTATCGAGTACCAGCGCTACACGGACCAAGGGCTGCTCAACCAGGGCTGGAAGGACTCTTGGGATGGGATCAACTTCGCAGACGGCACGCTCGCTGAATCCCCAATAGCCCTCTGCGAAGTCCAAGCATACGCGTACTCTGCATACCTCGGGCGCGCACTCATCGCGCTCACCAACGAAGATACCGACACAGCAGAAACCTGCGCCGCCAAAGCCGCAAAACTCAAGCAAGCGTTCAATGAAGCCTTCTGGCTACCGGATCGCGGCTACTTCGCCGTCGCCCTGGATAAGCACAAGAAACCAGTCGACGCCCTCGCTTCAAACATGGGTCATTGCCTCTGGACCGGAATCGTCGATCAGGACAAGGCCGCTGACGTTGTTGAGCACCTCATGTCTCCCCAGATGTTCACTGGCTGGGGAATCCGTACGCTGTCCAGCGAGATGGGTGCCTACAACCCCGCAAGCTATCACAACGGTTCAGTCTGGCCGCACGACAGCACGATAGTTGCAGCAGGACTGATGAGATACGGCTTCGTCGAAGAGGCACAGAGGCTCGCCTACGCCCTGCTCGAGGCCGCAGACCACTTCGGAGGCCGACTGCCGGAATTGTTCTGCGGGCTTGACCGCGAAAGATACCCCGTGCCCGTTCCCTACCCTGCCTCTTGCTCCCCTCAGGCCTGGGCCTCCGCCGCACCCGTGCACCTGATCAGACTGCTGCTGAGGTTTGACCCGATACTGATCTGGAATGAATTGTGGCTTGCTCCCGCACTACCGCCAAGCACCCACTTCCGCCTGGACAACGTACCGTTTGCAGGGCACGCACGGCTATCAATTGACGTGGACATGAACACTGACACCGTCGAAGTCGAAGGGCTACCGGACCACGTAAAGCTCCATCTAGGCGCACGACCCCCACTCTCAGATCTGTTCA